In Vigna unguiculata cultivar IT97K-499-35 chromosome 3, ASM411807v1, whole genome shotgun sequence, a single genomic region encodes these proteins:
- the LOC114179546 gene encoding uncharacterized protein LOC114179546: MLYAEILSHNALCRFFVVPNCVNDQFFKGKKIKCSTSQAKHRLFIGNVPRSWGVEDLRKIVSEVGPGVIGVELVKAVYKEDMLRRDIEDLQKRYQASERRCEELITQVPESTRPLLMQIEAMQETNAKRA, translated from the exons ATGCTTTATGCAGAAATTCTTAGCCACAATGCTTTATGCAGATTCTTTGTTGTTCCTAACTGTGTTAATGATCAATTCTTTaagggtaaaaaaataaaatgttctaCATCTCAAGCCAAACACCGTCTTTTTATTGGCAATGTTCCTAGAAGCTGGGGTGTGGAAGATCTGAGGAAGATTGTTTCTGAGGTTGGACCTGGAGTTATTGGTGTGGAACTAGTCAAG GCTGTCTACAAAGAAGACATGCTTCGCAGGGACATTGAGGATCTTCAAAAACGTTATCAG GCAAGTGAAAGACGGTGTGAGGAACTGATTACGCAAGTTCCTGAATCCACAAGGCCACTTTTAATGCAAATTGAAGCCATGCAG GAAACAAATGCCAAAAGAGCTTAA
- the LOC114175248 gene encoding uncharacterized protein LOC114175248: MGNKSDEAWKRVAYNVAVVVLSNNFKVQVTWENVKNRIKLWKSWYGVVSDILGHSGFDWDGTKHMITVGDENVWNEYVNSHKEARHFRFKAIPNWDDIVDLCAKDRAIGHGAETTTDADEVMSKEVNEVNFVGLEDLNATIDLEEPNSNLKRKAQFTSSSTSTQSQRRKINEKELMAASMKDMAESFKRLTHVYGEKVDENEIKEVLDEVCLLPNLIKEQWAKAVKWLADMPKQLAIVKALPIEQKEDYVLIHISTT; this comes from the exons ATGGGCAATAAGAGTGACGAAGCTTGGAAAAGGGTTGCATATAATGTTGCAGTTGTAGTGTTATCCAACAACTTCAAAGTCCAAGTCACTTGGGAGAATGTTAAAAATCGAATTAAACTTTGGAAATCATGGTATGGAGTTGTTAGTGACATCCTTGGTCATAGTGGATTTGATTGGGATGGAACCAAACACATGATTACAGTTGGTGATGAAAATGTATGGAATGAATATGTCAAT tCGCATAAGGAGGCTAGACATTTTCGATTCAAAGCAATTCCAAATTGGGATGATATAGTGGATTTATGTGCTAAAGATAGAGCTATTGGTCATGGAGCTGAAACTACTACGGATGCTGATGAAGTCATGAGTAAAGAGGTAAATGAAGTAAATTTTGTGGGTTTGGAGGACTTGAATGCTACTATAGATTTGGAGGAACCAAACtctaacttaaaaagaaaagcaCAATTTACTTCAAGTTCTACTAGTACACAATCTCAAAGGAGAAAGATTAATGAAAAAGAGTTAATGGCTGCTTCAATGAAAGATATGGCCGAGTCTTTTAAGCGATTGACACATGTATATGGTGAAAAGGTTgatgaaaatgaaatcaaagaaGTGCTAGATGAGGTGTGTTTACTGCCAAATCTTATTAAGGAACAATGGGCTAAAGCTGTTAAATGGTTAGCTGACATGCCAAAACAATTAGCTATTGTGAAAGCCCTTCCAATTGAGCAGAAGGAAGATTATGTTTTAATACATATTTCTACAACTTAA